Genomic segment of Sodaliphilus pleomorphus:
TAAATGCTTGCATGAGTAAAATAGCAATGCAGCATGGTAATCAATTTATTATCAACATCTTTTATTTCACTTCCTTTATTATACAAATCTTTTTTAAACTGTTGTGTCAAAAACGAGGGGGAGAACTTCCGTGTCCAAATTTAACATAATGTCAATTATAGTTCAATTGTAGATTGAAATAATTAGCAAGCTTGCAACATTGATTTGAGCTGCACAAGCACTTTCCCATTATTTGGTTGGCAACGGTGTTATCATTAAATTTGCGTCGTCAATCAAAAATTGAATTAAAAAATGCAAGCATACAAGTTTTTCATTGCATTCACACTGTGCATCGTTACATCTCACGTTGCATTGAAAGCGCAAATTGAGAGTTACACTCATTGCGACACGCTCATCGCCATCGATTCCACACAGGCGGCAACACAATCACGCATTGAGTTGAAAAATCTTGCTGCTCCTGTTGCACTCATCGCCACGGGTTCAATTCTGGCCTTAGATTACAGACATGGAGTTAACAAGACCGTAAATGGCTGGTTTAAAGACAATTCAAGTCAGCTTAAAATCGACAGGTTCATGCACGTTTTACCCTCGGCAGCCTATTTGGCACTCAGCGTAACCCACATAAGAGCCAAACATGCGTTGCACGAGCGTTTGGCAGCGTTTGCAACAGCCCACATGTTGATGGCTGCAATGGGATATGGACTCAAGGCGGTAGTCAAGGAAGAGCGGCCTGGCAATTCAGGGCACCACTCTTTTCCATCGGGCCACACGACCATTGCCTTTACCGGTGCCGAATTGTTGAGGCAGGAATATGGCAACACGCTTGGATGGGCTGGCTATGCCGTTGCCTCGGCCGAGGCTTTTCTGCGTGTCTACAACAACAAGCACTGGCTGGGTGATGTGCTCGCTGGTGCAGGAATAGGTATACTTAGCGCCCGTGCAGCCTACTGGTTGCTGCCTTGGGAACAACGTCTTTTCGGAAGAACCAAAAAGTCAGGAAATGCGACACAACTCACGGCAATTCCACACTACGATGCGATTACTCGCTCGGTCGGAATGGCGCTTGTGGCCCACTTTTAGTGTTTCATCATGCGGTCCATGTCGCGCTTGTCTTCACGCTCCTTGATGGCCTGCCGCTTGTCATATTGCTTCTTGCCTCGTGCAATGGCAATAACGAGCTTGGCAAGTCCCCTATCATTGATAAATAGTCGCAACGGAATGATGGAATAGCCTGGTTGCTCGCTCGCCTTGGCAATTTTGATGATTTCTTTACGGTTGAGGAGCAGCTTTCTGTCACGGTGTGCATCGTGGTTATAGTAGGAGCCCATGGCATATTGTGCAATGTACATGTTTTTCACCCACAGCTCACGGTTCTCAACCATGCAGTAGGTATCGGTCAGTCCTGCCTTGCCCAGTCTGATTGACTTGATCTCGGTACCTGTCAAAACCATACCGGCTGTGAAAGTCTCGATGATTTCGTAGTCGAAGTTCGCCCTGCGATTCTTTATGTTTATATTGTTTTCGGCCATAGTGATGTATTTCTAAA
This window contains:
- a CDS encoding phosphatase PAP2 family protein, with the translated sequence MQAYKFFIAFTLCIVTSHVALKAQIESYTHCDTLIAIDSTQAATQSRIELKNLAAPVALIATGSILALDYRHGVNKTVNGWFKDNSSQLKIDRFMHVLPSAAYLALSVTHIRAKHALHERLAAFATAHMLMAAMGYGLKAVVKEERPGNSGHHSFPSGHTTIAFTGAELLRQEYGNTLGWAGYAVASAEAFLRVYNNKHWLGDVLAGAGIGILSARAAYWLLPWEQRLFGRTKKSGNATQLTAIPHYDAITRSVGMALVAHF
- the smpB gene encoding SsrA-binding protein SmpB yields the protein MAENNINIKNRRANFDYEIIETFTAGMVLTGTEIKSIRLGKAGLTDTYCMVENRELWVKNMYIAQYAMGSYYNHDAHRDRKLLLNRKEIIKIAKASEQPGYSIIPLRLFINDRGLAKLVIAIARGKKQYDKRQAIKEREDKRDMDRMMKH